The Lewinellaceae bacterium nucleotide sequence CGGACATGAAGGCCTTGGATTTATGGCTTCTATGTTCCACCTCTTCACCCATGCCATGTTCAAAGCTTTATTGTTCCTCGGTGCTGGTTCTATCATCCACGCTGTTCATAGCAATTACATGCATGATATGGGCGGTTTGCGCAAGTATATGCCCATCACCCATATCACGTTTCTCATCGCTTGCCTGGCCATTGCTGGTATTCCGCCTTTCGCCGGGTTCTTCAGTAAGGATGAAATTCTGGCCGCAGCGCTTCACAATAATACGCTCTACTTCGTCGTGGAATACCTCGTTGCCGGGCTCACTGCATTTTATATGTTCCGGCTTTATTTCGGCATATTCTGGGGAGAAGAGAAAAAGTACGAACATGCCCCGCATGAATCTCCGATGAGCATGGCCATTCCGCTGATCGTTCTGGCTGCTGCCAGTGCCACTGCTGGATTCCTGCCTTTCACAGATTGGGTGACCACCGACGGAGCGGCTATTGAGGGCCACATCGACTGGACCGTAGCAGGCGCTTCGATTGGAATTGGCGTAGTGGGTATTTTGGTTGCCATGGCCTTTTACCGAAAAAAAACAAATCTGCCCGAACGGGTATCCAAGTCTTTTGGAGCCTTTTACAGATGGGCTAATCATAAATTTTATATCGACGAGGTGTACCTTTTCGTAACAAAGAAGATTCTCTTTAATGGAATTTCAAGGCCGGTAGCCTGGTTTGACCGCCACATAGTGGATGGAACGATGAATTTGATCGGAAACACTACGGCAGCTTTTTCATCAAAGATCAAGGGCATGCAATCAGGCCAGGTACAGCAATATGCTTTTGCCTTCGTTTCTGGGGTGATCGTGATTGTGCTGTTTTTTGCTTATATCTGGGGACAGTAGAGATTTATATCCCGATTTGGCGGTGCGGAATGTCGCTTCGCTGCAGGGGTGGATTAATCGACCGAATGAATTCGGTTGTTACTTTTTGGATTCACCGAATAAATTCGGTGTTACTTTATTGATTATTGCCGGGCAACCGGTTTAAGGGTTCAATTATGGATATTTTAACTTTACTAGTTGTTATTCCAATTTTGACCATCATCGGTTTGATGATCAGTCGGGATTATAAACAGGCGAGAGTGGTAGCTGCCGTGGGAATGGGGCTCCAGTTTTTGCAATCTGTTTATTTGCTTTTTGCCTTCCTTCGGGAGCGGGCTTCGGGCAATGAAGCTGATATGCTTTTTACCAGAAGCATGGTTTGGTTCAAGCAGTTCAACATCCATTATGATATTGGGGTGGACGGCATTTCCGTAGCGATGATCTTATTGACCGGGATCGTCACCTTTGCCGGCGTTTTCATCTCCTGGCAAGTGAAGGAATTATCAAAAGAATTCTTCATTTCCCTTATCATCCTGGCAACGGGGGTATTTGGCTTCTTCATCTCCCTCGATTTGTTCACCATGTTTGTATTTTACGAGATAGCGGTTATTCCGATGTACCTCCTTATCGGAATCTGGGGAAGTGGTCCGAAGGAATATTCGGCGATGAAACTTACCCTGATGCTTATGGGAGGATCAGCTTTTCTGCTGGTAGGGCTACTCGGAATTTACTTCAATTCAGCAGGTGACGGCGGAGCACTGACCTTTAATATCATGGAAATTGCCAAACAGCATATCCCAATTGAGGCCCAGCGTTTTTTCTTCCCTTTAACTTTTGTGGGTTTTGGCGTTTTGGGAGCGCTTTTCCCCTTTCATACGTGGTCTCCTGACGGCCATGCTTCTGCCCCTACAGCAGTTTCCATGTTACACGCGGGAGTATTGATGAAACTGGGAGGATACGGTGCTTTCAGGGTAGCCATGTTCCTCATGCCTGAAGCCGCCAGTGAAATGGCGTGGTTTTTCATCATTCTCACAGCGATAAGCGTCATTTACGGTGCGTTTGGAGCGATTGCCCAAAAAGACCTGAAATATATCAATGCCTATTCCTCAGTGAGCCACTGCGGATTGGTTTTATTTGCCGTGTTGATGATCAACAAGACGGCCTTCAACGGAGCCGTACTGCAGATGCTCTCCCACGGCCTGATGACGGCCCTTTTCTTTGCCCTTATCGGAATGCTGTATGGAAGAACCCATACCCGTGATGTGTATAAAATGGGTGGTTTGATGAAAGTCCTGCCGTTTATTTCTGCCGTTTACGTCATTGCCGGTCTGGCCTCTTTGGGATTGCCCGGACTGAGCGGATTCGTAGCGGAAATGACCATCTTCGTGGGCGCTTTCCAGCATCCTGATGCGTTCCACAGAATTGCGACCATCATCGCCATATCAGCCATAGTGGTCACCGCAGTGTATATTCTCAGAGTCGTAGGCATCATGCTGATGGGACCGATCAAGCATGACGAATTCAACGACCTGCCCAGGGCTATGTGGTTTGAAAAGGTAGCAGCCGTTTTATTGATCATTCCAATCTTAGGAATGGGTCTTGCTCCACTTTGGCTTTCGAATATGATCGGTGACAGCCTTGGCCCCTTGATGGAAAAATTCAGTTTCCTTTTGGGAAATTAGCAACAAGAAACCAGTAACCAGCAACAAGAAACATGGAATTAAGTAGTTTATTATTGATGAGACAGGAGCTATTGCTGACAGCGATCATCCTGATCATTTTAGGGGCAGAGATTTTTCTTTCCAAAGAACAGAAGGGGTTAATTGTCCCCATCGCCCTTGGCCTTTTTGCCATTCAACTCGTGGTGGGTTTTTTCCCGATGGAATATGGTAGCCTTTTCGGTAAAATGTACCAAAATTCAGGACTGACGCACCTGATGAAAAATATCCTCAACATAGGAGTGATGATCATCTTCCTGCAATCTGCCTCCTGGCTTCGTCAGGATGTCATCAACCAGGGACGAGGTACGGAGTTTTACCTGTTGGTATTGTCCACTCTGCTCGGGATGTATTTCATGATCTCGGCCGGGGACTTTTTGATGTTCTACCTGGGACTGGAACTTTCCTCCCTCCCGTTGGCAGCCCTGGCAGCCTTTGACATTTATAAAAAACGTTCTGCTGAGGCGGGGATCAAATTCATCCTTTCGGCGGCGATGGCTTCCGGCGTATCCCTTTATGGAATTTCGATGATCTACGGGGTCACCGGCTCATTGTATTTTGACGAAATCGCTACCACTTTTAATTTCGGCGGGCTTGAGGTCATGGCGCTGGTATTTTTCTTTGCAGGGCTGGCCTTTAAAATGTCGCTGGTGCCTTTTCATTTCTGGACCGCAGATGTTTATGAAGGAGCGCCCATCTCTATTACCTCTTACCTATCCGTGATTTCAAAAGGAGCCGCTGTATTTATTTTGACGATCATTCTTTTTAATTTCATGAAGTCAATGCAGGATGTCTGGAAGGATATTGTTTACATCATTGCAATCCTCACCATGACCCTGGGTAATTTATTCGCCCTGCGTCAAAAAAACATGAAACGATTCCTGGCCTTCTCCTCTATTGCCCAGGCAGGATTCCTGCTCCTTGGTGTCATAGCAGGTACCCAAAGCGGGATGGCTGTAGTCGTATATTTTGTATTGATTTACATCTTCTCTAACCTCGGAGCCTTTGGAGTGGTACAAGCTATTTATGTGAATACCGGGAAAGAAAATATGGATGATTATGAAGGCCTGTACCTTACCAATCCAAAATTGAGTCTGGTGATGTTATTGTCACTATTCTCTCTTGCAGGAATCCCCCCCGTGGCAGGTTTCTTTGGAAAATTTTTCCTGTTTATGGCCGCAGCCGGTGAAGGATATTACTGGCTGGTATTGGTAGCTGTGATCAATGTTATTATTTCCTTGTACTACTATTTACTGGTCGTTCGGGCCATGTTTTTGAGAAAAAGCGATAATGCTATTCCAATGTTCACTTCCGATAATCTTTTAAAACTGGGATTGATCATTTGTGTATTTGGCATCCTCGTTGCGGGGCTTTACAGTCCACTTTACGAGTATATTTTCGCCTTAAGCGCGTTGAAATAGATTGAAGGAGATTGAAATAGATTGGAACTCTTTGAACCCTCCCGACCTACGGTGCGGGATGTCGCTGCGCTCCATTTGAACCATTTGAACAACTGAAACCATTGGAACAATTTGAACGGCTTGAACAATCTGAAACAAAAAAATTATGGCATTAAATAGCGGAAGACATCTTTTTGGAGAACTTGAGGACGGCACCCAGGTCACCTACGTGGAGAAAAAAGTGGAAAAAGAACGCGCTGACTTTCTGAAAGAACTTTTGGAGCACAACGGTTATCATGTGATCATTGAGGAAGAAAAAAGAAAGACGGAAGAAGAACCTCAATACTATACGGTCTGTGTGGATGACATCACTTTTAACCCTGTTATCGCTGTTTACAACAGGCACCTGCATACCCATGACGGAAGGAAGGTCACCCCGGATTACTGGAATCAGATCACAGAAAAAACGGTTCCTACTTACTGGGAAAAGGATTCAAAGTGATGTATTATTTTTATCTACAACATAAAACAGCAGCATTGGAAATGGCTGCTGTTTTATGTTGTACACCTAACAAAACTCCATTTAACTCTTGTTTTTCCTATCTGCCTTTCATCTCAATTTGAAATTTAAAAAATAAGAGATTACTTTCGCATTCGATTAAACATGAATGAAAGGGGAGCCCGCTTTTCGATAGAGCCTGAATTCCCAATCCATTCCCTTTAAATGCCTTTTTTAACTTTGAGATTACTGACACTATCGTTCCTGTACTGCGGGATCGACAAACAAAAAATTACACAAAAAATACTTTGATTCAACATGAAAATAATGAATTCTTCCATTTCAATAGTGCTTTTTATTTTGGGGATCACTATGCTCACGATATTGGGATGTACCAAAAACAAAACGACAGCAGACGATATCCCTGCCATTTGTGAAACGCTCAATATCGCCTATAACGATGAAATAAAAACCATCATAGACCTGAGCTGCTCCGTTAGCGGATGTCACGACGGGACTACCGGAATCGGAGATTTCGCGTCGTACAACGGATTATTGAGCAGACTGGATAATGGGCTGATCCGGGAAAGAGCGATTGACACCCCCGTGAGCAGTACCCTGCATATGCCCCCTTCCGGCATGCCTGAACTTACACAGGAAGAAAAAGACATGCTGCTCTGCTGGATATTGGAAGGCTATCCTGAAAATTAACCATTTTATAAAACCCTTTAACAATAATCATTGATTATGCTGCGACTAAGTTTATTCCTGATAGCAATGGTCTCTTGCATCCTCCTGAACGGACAGGAAGTATTTCAGACTTTTAAGGACAGAAGAATCATCAATGCCCAATCGGTGGAGATGCTTAAAAAATACGAACTGGATGTCCGCATTACTCACCGTTTCGGAGATCTCGCCGGAGACAACGGCGGCTTTCAGACCTTTTTTGGGTTCGAAAATGCCACGGATGTAATGATCGGGGCTGAATACGGCATACTGAATAATCTAAATGCAGGAATTTACCGGGCCAAAGGAGCAGGAAGTTACCCTAGCGGAAGATCCGGTCTGCGCCAATTGATGAACGGTTTTGTAAAATACCGGATTCTGCAGCAATCCGATCAGGATGGCAGCCCCATCACCCTGGCTGTTCTGGGGGTAGCATCTGTTTCCTCGGGGCCAAAATCTGAAAGCCCCAGCAGTATCAATAACTTTTCCACCTTTACGGACCGTATGGCGTTTGCCGCCCAACTGCTGATCGCCAAGAAGTTTTCCGACGGATTTTCCCTCCAACTCAATGGAGGATATGTACACCGCAACCTGGTTGCCTTTGACGATGTTAACGGCATCATCAGCCTGGGGATAGCTACACGGGTACAGGTCAACAAGGTTTTTGGGTTAATCGCCGACGTAACCCTTCCCTTTTCAGAGAACAGAACTACCGCAGAGGGATTTTATCCTTCCATCGGAGTTGGATTGGAAATCGACACCGGAGGTCATATTTTCCAGGTCAACCTGACCAATTCCAAGGGTAGCGTGGAAACGGATTATATTCCTTACTCCACTTCCAATTGGGGAGACGGCGAATTCAGACTCGGATTTACCATCTCCAGGATTTTTCACCTGTAAAGCAACCATCCATGCAAAAATTAATCATTGGTTCCCTCGTGTCCGGATTTTTGTTTTTCATCAGCATGGGCTCTTCGGATCACCCTGAAATAGTCTTTGATGAGGAAACTTCCGTGGCCAATATTCTTGAAAAACTGGGCGATTTGCCCCAGCCCCATAAACCTGACCTTAGGTTACCCGGCGTTTCGGCAGAAAATGGCCGCAGCATCCTTTTTGAAGGCATCAGCCTGGATGCTTCCGGCCATAAAATGCCGCGCCAGAGTAAACATTTCGTTTGTACCTCCTGCCACAACATGGTAAAGGAAGATCCCGATCTCAGCGTTTCCGATCCCGAGGCCCGACTGGCTTACGCCAGGGAACACCAACTCCCCTTTCTCCAGGGAACAACACTTTACGGAGTGGTCAACAGAACACATTTTTACAACGGGGATTACGATAAAAAATACGGCGACCTCGTAAAAGAAGCCCGCAATGACCTGAGGGGCGCCATCAACCTGTGTGCCGTAGAATGTTCACAGGGCCGAAATCTGGAAAAATGGGAAATGGAATCTATCCTTGCCTACCTTTGGACTATTGACCTTAAAATGAGCGACCTCATCCTTAACGAGCGGGAACGTTCCTCCATCACAGCCGCATTAAACGGCAGATCCGATAAATCGGAAGCTATCGAACTCCTGAAATCCCGTTATCTTCAAGCCTCACCGGCGACCTTTCTCACCCCGCCGGAAGACCGAACGAAAGGCTACGGACTCAAGGGAAATCCCGAAAACGGTAAAGCAATCTACGAACTCAGTTGTCTGCACTGTCACGACAAGGGCAGGTACGCCTTTTTTGTATTGGATGACTCCAAGTTTTCTTTTGACTTCCTGGACAAACATGTCGATCGTTATACCCGGTATTCCATTTACCAGGTGGGGCGTTATGGCACTTATCCGTTGAACGGGAAGAAAAGTTATATGCCACAATACACGAAGGAAAAAATGAGCAACCAGCAAATGGAAGACCTGCGGGCTTACATCGGGCAGATGGCAAAGGGGATATAAAAAACAGTAAAAAAGGCTCCATTAGAAAAGAATTGGTTAAGTCTGTGAAGGATGGCCCGGGCACTGCCATTCAAGTTATTTTGAGCGGCCATACAATAGAAATTTTCTTTAAAAACAGCCTCCTTTACTTCCTTATTTCTTCCATTTTTATTTTCTAATAAATTCCACAGACCTGTATATTAATGTTTGTATATTTGGCCTTTTAGTGCGATGATGAAATGAGAAACTAAGCAATGAAAAGCAAAAGCCAAAAATTAGGGGAGCTAGGATCCACCGCCATTTGTGGCAATGATATAAGTTCTTCCGTCCTTTATGTTTCAGCCTTATCCAGACCTGATCAAGGAACTTTCGTCAAAGTGGTCCATCCCGATCAACTTTATGTTCATTGGGTCACCGAGCAATAAATTTCCCCACCTCATTGAAGATCTGGGCGGGGTAAGGCTGATTATTTAACAAAACTTCCCTCCTGAAAATCTTTGAGGGAAAAAACATAATTCCACCCCCGGCAAAGCCGTAAGCATCAATTACCAAACAGCAAAAATGACCAGTATGACCATCAAATGGGGAATTATCGGATGCGGCAGGATCGCGCATAAGTTTATCCAGGATTTTGAATTTGTGGAAAAAGGAATCGTCGTGGCCGTGGCTTCCAGATCTATGGAGAAGGCTGCGGAATTTGCCGGGCAATACGATGTAAAAAAAGCCTATGGCACTTACGATGCCCTGGCTGCCGACCCGGAAGTTGATGCGATCTACATTGCCACTCCACACAATTTCCACCTGCAACACATGAAGTTGTGTTTCAATCATGGTAAAAACGTATTATGCGAAAAACCTGTTACGGTCAATGCCATTGAGTTTGAAGAAGCCACAGCCCTGGCCAAAGCAAAAAATGTTTTCCTCATGGAAGCCATGTGGACCTGGTACCTCCCCGCAGTTAAAAAGGCGAAGGAATGGATCGGGCAAGGCAAAATCGGGGATTTGAAATTCATCCGGGCGGATTTTGGCTTTAAGGCTCAATTCAATGCAGAAGACCGAACCTATAATCCCGATCTGGCAGCAGGCGCCTTGCTCGATATCGGCATTTATCCGCTTGGCCTGGCGGCCTTCCTGGTGGACAGCGAGATCAAAAATGTACAATGCGCCGGATATCTCGGGACCACGGGCATAGATGAATATAATGCCATCAGCCTGGTATATGAAAATGGCGTTTTTGTGCAGGCCTCCAGCGGCGTGGTGTCTGACCTCCACAACGATGCCTACATCGTGGGCACCAAAGGGTATATCCGTATCGTCGATTTCTGGAAATCAAAAAAAGTGATTCTCGAAACGCCCGAAGGGGTGAAAATCTTTGAGGATGAATGTCCTTCTCACGGATATAATTATGAAACTGAGGCCGTAAACGAATTGCTGCTGGCCGGTAAAAAGGAAAGCCCCGTAATCACATTAGACCATTCGATGAGATCGATGAAACTGATGGATGCCATCAGGAAGGAAATGGGGCTAAGATATCCTTTTGAGAATTAAGCCTATTTTTTTCTTTTTTTCTTCTTCCTGTTTTCAAAGGCTTCGGCTTCTTGCATGAGTTCTTTTAAACTGGTCGAAGCATCCTGGGAAAAGTCGACCGTTTTTTGGTATTCTGAATTGGACAACTCCATTACCTTGATTTTTTTGGTAATAAATCCTTCAATTTCCTTGAGCATCTCTTGTTCCTCCGGGCTGCAAAAAGACACAGCAAATCCCCTTTCCTTGCCTCTTCCCGTCCGTCCAATGCGGTGAACGTAATTTTCAGCCTTATCCGGAAGATCGTAATTTACTACATACTGCACATGAGGGAAGTCGATGCCCCGGGCACTAACATCTGTGGCGATCAATACTTTTAATTCCCCAGATTTAAAGCGATCCATCACCGTAAAACGGTCTTTTTGTTCTTTATCGCTGTGAATGGTGGCTGCGGATATTTCAACCCGCTCCATGGCTTTGAGGACCCTTTCTGCGCGGACTTTAGTACGCACGAAAACGATAATTTTTTCGTCGGGATGTTCATTGATGAGTCGCTCCAGGAAGAATCTTTTGTCATCCATATCAACAAAGGCAACCGAGTGCTCCACGTTTTGAGTCACCGGATCATCCGGGGATAATTGTATCCGGATAGCATTATTATTGACCAGCGAGTAGGCGAGTTTTTTAATATTGGCATTGATGGTAGCAGAAAAGAAAAGCGTTTGTCTGCGCTTGGGCAAAAACTTCAACAGATCGCGAATATCCTTGATAAAACCGAGGTCGAGCATATGGTCGGCCTCGTCGAGGATGAGAATTTCCACCCTGTGCAATAATAAATGTCCCTGGCTCACCAGGTCAAACATCCGGCCGGGAGTGGTGACGAGAATATCTATTCCATCCTGCAATTTGGCAATCTGCGGCCCCTGCTCTACCCCACCGAATACACAAAATGTTTCCACCCCGGTTTTTCGCCCAAGAAGCTTAAACACTTCCGTAATTTGAATGCCCAGCTCTCTGGTGGGCACCATAACGATACACTTGACCCCTTCCGTCCGGCGGTTGCGTAAACGATCCTGGAGGATATTTAACACGGGAATGGCGAAAGCTGCCGTTTTACCCGTCCCCGTTTGCGCAATGGCGAGGACATCTTCCCCTTTGAGAATATTCGGAATCGATTTGAACTGGATATCCGTCGGACGCTTAAACCCCAAAAGATCCAGATTATGCTTAATTTCGGAAGAAATGCTGTAATTTTCGAATTTCATGGAAGTGTCTGTGTTACTGGTTGCTCGTTCCCCGAGGTGACATCTTCGCAGCGTGGGCAATGTGCGCGGGCAAAAGGTGTCATCTCGTAGCTGGATTGTTTTTGAATACCCGGCAAAGTTACGGTTTGAGAATTGTAACTTGTAACTTTAGGCGATAAAACAAAAAAAGGTAAACGGTACATCACTTTTTAAAGCCCAAATTTGACCCCTTAAAACACCTGGACCCCTTGGAACCATTTGAACCCTTGGAACAATTTGAACAATTGGAACCCTCTAAACAACAAAACCATCAAAACCATCACCACACATATCGTCCCGGAGGGCATAACAAATATCCGACTGCAGGATTACGCTAAGGTAGTCTTCAAACCCTTCCTGTTTTCCGGCCAGGGTGCAAAAAAAGCCATAAAGAGAGGGAATGTCCTGGTAAACGGAGCCGTTGCCCTTACGGGATACTGGATCCAGCCCGGGGATATCATTGAACTACGGGAATCAGCAGAAACGCCACCTAAAATCTTTGAACTGCCCCTGGAGATCATTTACGAGGACGAACACCTCGCTGTGATCAACAAACCCTCCGGTATTCCGGTAAGCGGCAATCAGTTTAAGACCATCCGGAACGCTTTGTTGTTCAATTTAGAAAGATCAAAAGACGAGGATGCCCTCACCTGGCCGAAACCTGTGCACCGGCTGGATGCCCCCACTTCGGGATTATTACTCATCGCCCGCACCAATCTGGCAAGCATTGCCCTGGGACAACAATTTGAAGCCAAGTCCATACAAAAAAAATACCACGCCATCGTCATCGGGAAAACGCCGGATCATGGCCATTGGGATTCCCCGGTCAATGGTCAGAGTGCCTATACCGAATATAAAACACTGGAGTCCGTTCCTTCCCTTAAAAACAAATGGATCTCGCTGCTTGAATTATGGCCCAAAACGGGAAGAACACACCAAATTCGCATCCATCTTTCCGAGGCCGGTTACCCGATCATGGGCGATAAAATTTATGGTACGGAAGGGAAGGTTATGAAAGGAAAAGGCCTTTTCCTGGCTTCAACGGGGCTTATGTTCAGGCATCCCACCTTCAACAAAAAAATGATTATTGAGATTGAAATACCCTATAAATTCAGATCCCTGCTGGACAGGGAAAAGAGGCGTTGGAAAAAATACGACCCCTGAGATTTTTTGAAGGTTTCCACGCAATTTTGGGCAAAAACGGTCCATTAAGTTTAAATTTTGCGACCTTGCATTTCAATAAAAAAGAATAGCATTTATATGAAAGTATTTATCTCCGGAGCGGATGGTTTTCTGGGTAGTAATTTAATCCGCGAATTACTCACAAGAAACCACGAAGTCGTTGCTTTTGTCAAGGAAGGGGATGATCCCAAAACGATTAAAGAACTTGAGTTAGAGATCAGGTACGGCGACCTGCTGGATGCCGCTTCCATTGAAGCAGCGATGGAAGGATGTGACGCCGTGGTGCACACTGCCGCCAGCACGGGCATCTGGCCCTATCGCTCAGAAATTCAGAAAAAAATCAATGTTGATGGTACCAAAAATATGGTGGCCGCTTCCAAGGCCAATAAAATCAAACGGTACATCCATATCGGCACGGCGAATTCTTTCGGGTATGGATCCAAGGAAAATCCGGGTGATGAAACACTGCCTTATGCTTCCGGCATATACGGCATGGATTATATGGATACCAAATACGAAGCGCACCAATTTGTACTGAAAGAAGCAAAGGAGAACAACTTCCCGGCCATCGTCATCACGCCCACTTTTATGTTTGGCCCCTACCCTGCCCGACTCGGTAGCGCCAAAATGGTGGTCAGTGTTTATCAAAAAAAAGTAAATGGGTACACCAAGGGCGGCAGGAATTACATTGCCGTTAAGGATGTATGCGTGGCCATCGCCAATGGGCTCACCCAAGGCAGAATCGGTGAAAGTTATATTGCCGGCAACAGAAACCTGAATTACAAAGAAATCTTTACCCTCATCGCAGGAGTGGTCGGGGTAAAACCGCCGAAACTTGCCTTTCCTGGTTTCATTGCGAAAACGGTAGGCTGGGTCAATACGGTACTCGCCAGGACTTTCAACTTTGAACCCGTCATCAGCACTTCAATGGCCCAGATGGCGCTGGATGAGCATTATTATTCTCCTGAAAAAGCCAGGAAGGAACTGGGACTCCCGCAATCTTCCCTGGAAGACGCTGTCAGGGAGAGCTTTGAATGGCTTAAGGAAAACAAGTATATTTAAACATGAGAATGGATTTCAAGGATAAAGTTGCCATCATCACCGGCTCCAACCAGGGGATCGGGAAGGAGCTGGCACGTCAGTTGGGACTGGCAGGGGCTAAAGTGGTCATCAATGGAAGAAATGAGCAAAAACTCGCCCTCGTCCAGGAAGAATTCCAAAAACTGGGCATCGATTCTTTACCGCTAAACGGAGATATTTCAGACTACAGGTTTTGCCAATCCCTTATCGGCAAAACGATCGATCATTATGGTCAACTGGATATTTTGATCAATAATGCAGGCATGTCGGCCAAAGCTTCTGTGGAAGAGGGCGATCCGGATTCTTTTAAAAAGATCATCGAGATCAATCTCCTTGGATCAACTTACACGACAAAATACGCCATTCCCCATTTGCGTGAAAGGGAAGGCAGTGTAATGCTTATTTCGAGTCTGGCCGGGATCCACGGGCTTCCCTACTTTGCGGCTTATTCCACGTCAAAAAAAGCCCTGACCGCCCTGGCAGAATCGCTGAGGGTAGAACTTCATCCGAGTAATATCCATGTAGGCATCGCTTATGTAGGTTTTACGGAAACGGATGAACAGAAAACTTTTTATAATCACAAGGGCGAGTTGGAATATCTTGAAAAAAGGAAGAATATGAATCCCACCCCCATTTCTGTAACCGCTGAAAAGATCATAAGTCAGATCAAAAACAGGAAGAAGTCGAGCTATCACAGCCTCGTCGGGCAACTGAACCGTTTCTTGTACCGCCTCTATCCTCCTTTTGTGGAAATGTTTCTGAAACGATCCTTGGGTAAGTTTAAATGAAACACATAGAACTTAAACACATAGGCACATAGTGCACATAGACCACATAGAACTTAAACACATAGACATATAGTTCACATAGACCATATAGAACCAAACACATAGGCACATAGTGCACATAGTTTTTTGAAGCACTCCCAAACCAACAACCTGAAACAACCTGAAACAATTTGAAACAACCTGAAACAATTTGAACACTCCCGACCTGCGGTACGGGATTTCGCTGCGCTCAACTTGAAACAACTTGAACAAAAAAAATCAGTTTAGCTCCTCACGAAAACCACACACCAAAATTTTAAAATTTGACATCTTCTCAAGGAAGTCTTATTTTTACGAAAAACTACCTGATTCAGCTATGAAAATTAAATGGACTATTCTTGCAATTCTAATGTTGCCGATGCTAAGTGTTAACGCACAAAAAGAACTCAAAGGCAAATGGGAAGGCACAATCACCTTCGGCGGTTATGACAAAAAGGAAGGAGATAAATTTGAAATGCAGCTCGATATCAAGGGAAAACTTGTTACCGGTTACACTTATATTTACAAAAATAATGCTGAGGTGATTATCCGGAAATTCAGCGGCCGGATTTTTGAGGATCGCTCCTTTTATTTGGAAGAACTGCCTGATGCCCAGGCCAGCAAAGATAAGGAACCGGGGCAGGAAAGTACCTTGCGCAAGTATCAGTTCGTCTTTACCCGAAGTGTATTTGATTCTACTCTGGAAGGCCACTGGCAGGATATCACCAATGACCCTTTTAGTCAATCACGTGGTCGGGGACGCATTTATTTACACAAAGCGGATAAGTCGAAAGCTTAACATTTTTATGCTTCCAGCATTTTCACCATGGTGAGGATCGTGGCAATAGCTACGGTTTCTCCTGTCTCATCATAAACATCCACCAGGAATTTAACGATACCTTTACGGAAATCTTCCCCTTCTT carries:
- a CDS encoding NADH-quinone oxidoreductase subunit M, translating into MDILTLLVVIPILTIIGLMISRDYKQARVVAAVGMGLQFLQSVYLLFAFLRERASGNEADMLFTRSMVWFKQFNIHYDIGVDGISVAMILLTGIVTFAGVFISWQVKELSKEFFISLIILATGVFGFFISLDLFTMFVFYEIAVIPMYLLIGIWGSGPKEYSAMKLTLMLMGGSAFLLVGLLGIYFNSAGDGGALTFNIMEIAKQHIPIEAQRFFFPLTFVGFGVLGALFPFHTWSPDGHASAPTAVSMLHAGVLMKLGGYGAFRVAMFLMPEAASEMAWFFIILTAISVIYGAFGAIAQKDLKYINAYSSVSHCGLVLFAVLMINKTAFNGAVLQMLSHGLMTALFFALIGMLYGRTHTRDVYKMGGLMKVLPFISAVYVIAGLASLGLPGLSGFVAEMTIFVGAFQHPDAFHRIATIIAISAIVVTAVYILRVVGIMLMGPIKHDEFNDLPRAMWFEKVAAVLLIIPILGMGLAPLWLSNMIGDSLGPLMEKFSFLLGN
- a CDS encoding NADH-quinone oxidoreductase subunit N, whose protein sequence is MELSSLLLMRQELLLTAIILIILGAEIFLSKEQKGLIVPIALGLFAIQLVVGFFPMEYGSLFGKMYQNSGLTHLMKNILNIGVMIIFLQSASWLRQDVINQGRGTEFYLLVLSTLLGMYFMISAGDFLMFYLGLELSSLPLAALAAFDIYKKRSAEAGIKFILSAAMASGVSLYGISMIYGVTGSLYFDEIATTFNFGGLEVMALVFFFAGLAFKMSLVPFHFWTADVYEGAPISITSYLSVISKGAAVFILTIILFNFMKSMQDVWKDIVYIIAILTMTLGNLFALRQKNMKRFLAFSSIAQAGFLLLGVIAGTQSGMAVVVYFVLIYIFSNLGAFGVVQAIYVNTGKENMDDYEGLYLTNPKLSLVMLLSLFSLAGIPPVAGFFGKFFLFMAAAGEGYYWLVLVAVINVIISLYYYLLVVRAMFLRKSDNAIPMFTSDNLLKLGLIICVFGILVAGLYSPLYEYIFALSALK
- a CDS encoding c-type cytochrome; its protein translation is MQKLIIGSLVSGFLFFISMGSSDHPEIVFDEETSVANILEKLGDLPQPHKPDLRLPGVSAENGRSILFEGISLDASGHKMPRQSKHFVCTSCHNMVKEDPDLSVSDPEARLAYAREHQLPFLQGTTLYGVVNRTHFYNGDYDKKYGDLVKEARNDLRGAINLCAVECSQGRNLEKWEMESILAYLWTIDLKMSDLILNERERSSITAALNGRSDKSEAIELLKSRYLQASPATFLTPPEDRTKGYGLKGNPENGKAIYELSCLHCHDKGRYAFFVLDDSKFSFDFLDKHVDRYTRYSIYQVGRYGTYPLNGKKSYMPQYTKEKMSNQQMEDLRAYIGQMAKGI
- a CDS encoding Gfo/Idh/MocA family oxidoreductase is translated as MTIKWGIIGCGRIAHKFIQDFEFVEKGIVVAVASRSMEKAAEFAGQYDVKKAYGTYDALAADPEVDAIYIATPHNFHLQHMKLCFNHGKNVLCEKPVTVNAIEFEEATALAKAKNVFLMEAMWTWYLPAVKKAKEWIGQGKIGDLKFIRADFGFKAQFNAEDRTYNPDLAAGALLDIGIYPLGLAAFLVDSEIKNVQCAGYLGTTGIDEYNAISLVYENGVFVQASSGVVSDLHNDAYIVGTKGYIRIVDFWKSKKVILETPEGVKIFEDECPSHGYNYETEAVNELLLAGKKESPVITLDHSMRSMKLMDAIRKEMGLRYPFEN